The following are from one region of the Desulfonatronum thiosulfatophilum genome:
- a CDS encoding UDP-glucuronic acid decarboxylase family protein: MHIHKRILVTGGAGFLGSWLCERLLERECMVICLDNYFTGTRMNIEHLMDNKNFEIMRHDVTFPLFVEVDEIYNLACPASPIHYQHDPVQTTKTSVHGAINMLGLAKRTRAKIMQASTSEVYGNPAIHPQEESYWGNVNPIGPRSCYDEGKRCAETLFFDYRRQHNLRIKVARIFNTYGPRMHPNDGRVVSNFIVQALRGEPITLYGDGSQTRSFCYVEDLIEGFLRLMDSPDDFTGPVNLGNPGEFTIRELAEKVVAMTNSSSEIIFKPLPKDDPERRRPDITLAKERLGWEPTIKLEDGLVKTIEYFERLIREFGNTCKGI; this comes from the coding sequence ATGCACATTCACAAGCGGATATTGGTGACGGGCGGGGCTGGTTTTCTTGGGTCATGGCTGTGCGAGCGGCTTCTGGAGCGTGAATGCATGGTGATCTGTCTGGACAACTATTTCACGGGCACGCGCATGAACATCGAGCACCTGATGGACAACAAAAATTTCGAGATCATGCGCCATGACGTGACCTTTCCTCTTTTTGTCGAGGTGGACGAGATATACAATCTGGCTTGTCCGGCCTCGCCGATCCATTATCAGCACGATCCGGTGCAGACCACGAAGACCTCAGTCCACGGCGCCATCAACATGCTCGGTCTGGCGAAGCGCACCAGAGCCAAGATCATGCAGGCGTCAACTTCAGAAGTGTACGGCAATCCGGCTATTCATCCGCAGGAGGAGAGTTACTGGGGCAACGTGAATCCCATCGGTCCGCGTTCCTGCTACGACGAAGGCAAACGCTGCGCCGAGACCCTGTTTTTCGACTATCGCCGTCAGCATAATCTGCGGATCAAGGTGGCCAGGATTTTCAACACCTATGGCCCTCGGATGCACCCCAACGACGGCCGGGTCGTTTCCAACTTCATCGTCCAGGCTTTGCGCGGCGAACCCATCACCTTGTACGGCGACGGCTCCCAGACCCGATCGTTTTGCTATGTTGAGGACCTGATCGAGGGTTTTTTGCGACTAATGGACTCGCCGGACGATTTCACCGGTCCGGTTAATCTGGGTAATCCCGGTGAGTTCACCATTCGGGAGTTGGCGGAGAAAGTCGTTGCCATGACCAATTCTTCATCCGAAATTATCTTCAAGCCGCTGCCCAAGGACGATCCCGAACGCAGGCGTCCGGACATCACCTTGGCCAAGGAGCGTTTGGGATGGGAGCCGACCATCAAGCTGGAAGATGGTCTGGTCAAGACGATCGAATATTTCGAGCGTTTAATTCGCGAATTTGGCAATACCTGCAAAGGGATCTGA